A single Mangrovimonas sp. YM274 DNA region contains:
- a CDS encoding O-methyltransferase, whose product MHFIPEALDDYVVAHTEDEPELLQQLTRETFQKILQPRMLSGHYQGRLLSMISKIINPKSILEIGTYTGYSALCLAEGLQEHGVLHTIDINEELVDFQRKYFDISPYGSQIHQHLGDATEIIPELDLTYDLVFIDADKPNYVNYFHLIVERLNKGGILLSDNVLWSGKVIQQVKEDDLSTLALLEYNKLLKEDKRIETVLLPIRDGLTISRKL is encoded by the coding sequence ATGCATTTTATACCTGAAGCCTTAGACGACTATGTAGTTGCTCATACAGAGGACGAACCGGAATTACTGCAGCAACTGACAAGGGAAACCTTTCAAAAGATTTTGCAGCCTAGAATGTTGAGTGGGCATTACCAAGGCCGTTTATTAAGTATGATTTCAAAAATTATCAACCCCAAGAGCATTTTGGAAATTGGTACTTATACAGGCTATTCGGCCCTATGTTTAGCAGAAGGGCTTCAGGAACATGGGGTTTTGCACACGATTGACATCAATGAAGAATTGGTGGATTTTCAACGCAAATATTTTGACATCTCTCCTTATGGATCCCAAATCCACCAACATTTAGGAGATGCCACGGAAATTATTCCGGAACTGGACCTCACTTACGATTTGGTGTTTATTGACGCAGACAAACCCAACTATGTCAACTACTTCCATTTAATTGTGGAGCGACTCAACAAAGGCGGTATTTTATTATCCGATAATGTATTGTGGAGCGGTAAAGTGATCCAACAGGTAAAAGAGGATGATCTTTCAACTTTGGCACTGTTGGAATACAATAAACTATTGAAAGAAGACAAACGTATTGAAACCGTATTGCTACCTATTAGAGACGGCCTTACCATCAGCCGAAAATTGTAA
- a CDS encoding twin-arginine translocase TatA/TatE family subunit, with product MILSRTFLFIGTTEVMFILFIVVMVFGADKIPEIARGLGKGMRMLRDASTDIKSEITKSAEKNGIDTSITQDVQDELTKVKDDLEQFTGSVRRKM from the coding sequence GTGATACTATCAAGAACATTTTTATTTATAGGCACTACCGAAGTCATGTTCATACTATTTATAGTAGTCATGGTGTTTGGTGCCGATAAAATTCCTGAAATAGCTAGAGGATTGGGGAAAGGTATGCGCATGCTTCGTGATGCCTCTACAGATATCAAATCGGAAATTACCAAAAGCGCCGAGAAAAATGGCATTGATACCAGTATTACCCAAGATGTTCAAGACGAACTTACCAAAGTTAAGGATGATTTGGAGCAATTTACTGGGTCTGTAAGACGTAAAATGTAA
- a CDS encoding carboxypeptidase-like regulatory domain-containing protein codes for MRIRFCSHYGFRALMRITFSLLFLFVCKGYAQTETIHGAVSANGDVEGIHIINKTASKFSKTDENGSFVIPASLQDTLQITGVKYKTKEIIITTDIFNCKTVKVKLEDQINELDEVIVGKVLTGNLLLDVQNSEAKRDINFYDVGIPGYTGRRKTQRERRLYEATTGGGIVPLNPIMNWISGRTKRLKHLVKLERQDQYMNQTMFEFSEMLLEIEELEESQKMEFFYFASEDERFMELYKLNNDMLMFEYLNEKLEIYRKRLNENKN; via the coding sequence ATGAGAATTAGGTTCTGTTCTCATTATGGTTTTAGGGCGCTAATGCGGATCACTTTTAGTCTGCTTTTTCTGTTTGTTTGTAAAGGATATGCACAAACTGAAACTATACATGGAGCAGTAAGTGCCAATGGCGATGTTGAGGGAATTCATATTATCAATAAAACAGCAAGTAAATTTTCCAAAACAGATGAAAACGGGAGTTTTGTAATTCCAGCAAGCCTTCAAGATACCTTGCAAATCACAGGTGTTAAGTATAAAACCAAGGAAATAATTATAACTACGGATATTTTCAATTGCAAAACTGTAAAAGTTAAATTAGAGGATCAAATTAATGAATTGGATGAGGTGATTGTCGGCAAGGTCTTAACGGGAAATTTACTGCTGGATGTACAGAATTCCGAAGCCAAACGAGATATCAATTTTTACGATGTTGGCATCCCAGGTTATACCGGGAGGCGTAAAACTCAACGTGAACGGAGGCTTTATGAAGCGACCACAGGTGGCGGGATTGTGCCGCTCAACCCAATCATGAATTGGATTTCTGGTCGTACCAAACGGCTCAAGCATTTAGTTAAGTTGGAACGTCAGGATCAATATATGAATCAAACCATGTTTGAGTTTTCTGAGATGCTTTTGGAAATTGAGGAGTTGGAGGAATCCCAGAAAATGGAATTTTTCTATTTTGCTTCCGAAGATGAGCGTTTCATGGAACTCTATAAATTGAATAACGATATGTTGATGTTTGAATATCTCAATGAAAAATTGGAGATCTACAGAAAACGTCTTAACGAGAATAAGAATTGA
- a CDS encoding carboxypeptidase-like regulatory domain-containing protein → MAKSILLLSVLLLSFQVHSQQLNRITVNGRIVVDSDDIEGVTVFNRASNKGTITNEKGEFSIKVAVEDVLEFHALQFEEFEVVIDQEIIMSKQLTVFLVEKVNMLDEVVVLPYDLSGNLMVDVESVKIYNADLKSLDLGLGNMDEFEFRDNADVGTENLVKHSQAQTMKNGLNIKNIVSLLLIPLFDSPNNSKNDKDTTVDVPMSTFKSQYSEEFLEQNFGIPKNQIDNFIIYVEDSGLDYSLLDEGKELQFLEYINDKSKLFLSTQSGKN, encoded by the coding sequence ATGGCTAAATCTATTTTGCTACTCAGCGTTTTGCTGTTAAGTTTTCAGGTGCACTCGCAACAACTCAATAGGATTACCGTAAACGGTAGAATAGTGGTGGATAGTGATGATATTGAAGGTGTGACTGTTTTTAATAGGGCATCCAATAAGGGAACCATTACTAATGAAAAAGGAGAGTTTTCAATTAAAGTGGCCGTTGAAGATGTGTTGGAATTTCATGCTTTGCAGTTTGAGGAATTTGAGGTGGTAATAGACCAAGAGATCATTATGTCTAAACAACTTACCGTGTTTTTGGTGGAAAAAGTGAATATGTTGGATGAGGTGGTGGTATTACCGTATGATCTTTCTGGAAATTTAATGGTGGATGTGGAAAGTGTTAAAATCTATAATGCCGATCTAAAAAGTCTTGACTTGGGGCTCGGAAACATGGATGAATTTGAGTTTCGTGACAATGCTGATGTTGGGACCGAAAACCTTGTTAAGCATTCCCAAGCTCAAACCATGAAAAATGGACTTAACATTAAGAACATTGTAAGTCTACTATTGATTCCGTTATTTGACTCGCCAAATAATTCAAAAAATGATAAAGATACTACTGTTGATGTTCCCATGAGTACATTTAAAAGTCAGTATAGCGAAGAATTTCTAGAGCAAAATTTTGGAATTCCTAAAAACCAAATTGACAATTTTATCATTTATGTGGAGGATAGTGGTTTGGATTATAGCTTGCTTGACGAAGGTAAAGAGTTGCAATTCCTTGAATATATCAATGACAAGAGCAAACTGTTTTTAAGTACACAGAGTGGTAAAAATTAG
- the pepE gene encoding dipeptidase PepE produces the protein MKTIIIASTSTLHGSGPLEYLLEELSTFFEATEEILFVPYARPGGITHDEYTAKVSEPFAKINKTVKGLHEFDSPSEAIKQAKAIFVGGGNTFVLVNQLYKNGLVEVIKEAVSNGTPYLGTSAGSNICGLTMNTTNDMPIVYPPSFKTFGFVPFNLNPHYLDPDPSSTHMGETRETRIQEFHKFNTQPVVGLREGSWLHVTGNTIKLKGSLDARIFEHGKTPYEVATGTELSHLK, from the coding sequence ATGAAAACTATTATTATTGCCAGTACCTCCACCTTGCATGGAAGTGGGCCTTTGGAATATCTTTTGGAAGAATTGAGTACTTTTTTTGAGGCTACGGAAGAGATTTTGTTTGTACCCTATGCCAGACCTGGAGGGATCACACATGACGAATATACCGCTAAAGTAAGCGAACCCTTTGCCAAAATAAACAAAACCGTAAAAGGCCTTCACGAATTCGATTCCCCTTCCGAAGCCATAAAACAAGCCAAAGCTATCTTTGTTGGAGGCGGCAACACGTTTGTATTGGTCAACCAACTTTATAAAAACGGCCTTGTTGAAGTTATCAAGGAAGCCGTATCAAACGGAACTCCTTACCTCGGTACCAGTGCCGGCAGTAATATTTGTGGTTTAACTATGAATACCACTAATGACATGCCAATTGTGTACCCGCCAAGTTTTAAAACCTTTGGCTTTGTACCTTTCAACCTAAACCCGCATTATTTGGATCCAGACCCTAGTAGCACCCACATGGGAGAAACTAGAGAGACCCGAATACAAGAATTCCATAAATTTAACACCCAACCTGTAGTTGGACTTAGAGAAGGAAGCTGGCTGCATGTTACAGGAAATACCATTAAATTAAAAGGCAGTTTGGATGCCAGAATTTTTGAACACGGCAAAACTCCCTATGAAGTTGCAACCGGAACAGAGTTATCTCATTTAAAATAG
- a CDS encoding GNAT family N-acetyltransferase: MTPTSKEDFFVKNITAQETYVVRHPVLRPGRPIEDCIFDNDDLDSTFHLGLFYQNQLSGVVTYLKNGTPLLRHVMQYQLRGMAVLENLQGLSLGTALIQHGENILHKLNAQVVWCNARAIAVPFYEKNGFKIIGEPFDIPKIGLHFTMYKLL, encoded by the coding sequence TTGACACCCACCTCTAAAGAAGATTTTTTTGTAAAAAATATCACCGCACAGGAAACTTATGTGGTTAGGCATCCTGTTTTAAGACCCGGACGTCCTATTGAAGACTGCATTTTTGATAATGACGACCTAGATTCCACCTTCCATTTAGGGCTTTTTTATCAAAATCAATTATCTGGAGTGGTCACCTACCTAAAAAATGGCACACCACTTTTACGGCATGTTATGCAATATCAATTGCGAGGCATGGCAGTTCTTGAAAATTTACAGGGACTTAGTTTGGGCACCGCCTTAATACAGCATGGAGAAAACATATTGCACAAACTAAATGCTCAAGTTGTTTGGTGCAATGCAAGAGCTATTGCTGTCCCTTTTTATGAGAAAAATGGCTTTAAAATAATTGGGGAACCTTTTGATATTCCCAAAATAGGATTACATTTCACCATGTATAAATTGCTTTGA
- a CDS encoding M15 family metallopeptidase, with protein sequence MKRRHFIKSASLLGLAFSAFPNNLLASNSISCELLMGKGTPTLFGNGHKLLLQAHEAFLKMKAEALQEGINIKVVSSYRNFNHQKRIWNRKYNLFTSQGMYGFDAINAIIEYSTIPGTSRHHWGTDLDIIDANVVQPKGDVLLEEHFQADGSFHKLKQWMDHNANRFGFFLVYTNDPSRKGFQYEPWHYSYKPLSKVYLESYSNLDLVEILKNEHLLGNDFLTPEVISTYKQEHLLDINPELLR encoded by the coding sequence TTGAAAAGACGACATTTCATAAAATCTGCATCCTTGTTGGGACTGGCGTTTTCTGCCTTCCCCAACAATTTATTGGCCTCCAATTCCATTTCTTGTGAATTATTGATGGGCAAGGGCACTCCTACCCTTTTCGGAAATGGACACAAATTACTTTTACAAGCTCATGAAGCTTTTTTAAAAATGAAAGCTGAAGCTTTACAGGAAGGCATCAATATTAAGGTAGTCTCCAGCTATCGCAACTTTAATCACCAAAAACGGATTTGGAACCGAAAGTACAATTTGTTCACTTCTCAGGGCATGTATGGGTTTGATGCCATCAATGCCATTATTGAATACTCTACCATTCCTGGTACTTCCAGACACCATTGGGGAACAGACTTAGATATTATTGATGCTAATGTGGTTCAGCCAAAGGGAGATGTTTTATTGGAAGAACATTTTCAAGCCGACGGCTCTTTTCATAAGCTAAAACAATGGATGGACCATAATGCCAATCGCTTTGGTTTTTTCTTGGTCTACACCAACGATCCTTCCCGAAAAGGATTCCAATATGAGCCTTGGCATTACAGCTACAAACCACTCTCCAAAGTGTATTTAGAATCTTATAGCAATTTGGATTTAGTTGAAATTTTAAAAAACGAACATTTGCTAGGAAATGACTTCCTTACGCCAGAGGTCATTTCAACCTACAAACAAGAGCATCTTTTAGATATAAATCCTGAATTATTACGCTAA
- a CDS encoding M48 family metalloprotease has translation MRTNRLKIRLLLGLCIVAFAFIKRCSSMETNPYTGKDQVINMTADQEIAIGLQSAPQMEQEFGGLHPNNQYQAFVTQVGNKLVQSSIASQTPYDYHFHLLGDSNTINAFALPGGQVFITYALFSRLENEAQLAGVLGHEIGHVLGRHSAERIAETEFWKTVTTGASVGADMGQLIGGIGQQKLLTNSRGDELESDDLGIMLMIDAGYDPEEMIGVMEILKAAAGPNRVPEYQSTHPDPDNRIEKIKAAIAKYKKTPM, from the coding sequence ATGAGAACCAATAGATTAAAAATCAGACTCTTGCTAGGACTCTGTATTGTTGCCTTTGCATTTATAAAGCGTTGCAGCAGCATGGAAACCAATCCGTATACAGGCAAAGACCAAGTCATCAATATGACGGCGGACCAAGAAATTGCCATTGGGCTACAAAGCGCACCTCAAATGGAACAAGAATTTGGAGGTCTACATCCTAACAATCAATATCAAGCTTTCGTAACCCAAGTAGGCAATAAATTGGTTCAAAGCAGTATTGCCAGCCAAACACCTTACGATTATCATTTTCATCTATTGGGAGATTCCAACACCATTAATGCCTTTGCCTTACCCGGAGGGCAAGTGTTTATTACCTACGCCCTATTTTCCAGACTTGAAAACGAAGCTCAATTAGCCGGTGTTCTTGGCCATGAAATAGGCCACGTTTTAGGCAGGCATTCTGCAGAACGTATTGCGGAAACCGAGTTTTGGAAAACCGTTACCACAGGTGCCTCTGTGGGAGCCGATATGGGGCAATTAATTGGTGGTATAGGACAACAAAAGTTACTTACCAACAGTAGAGGAGATGAACTGGAATCGGACGACCTTGGCATTATGTTGATGATAGACGCAGGTTACGACCCAGAAGAAATGATTGGGGTTATGGAAATTTTAAAAGCGGCAGCAGGCCCCAATCGAGTTCCAGAATACCAAAGTACACATCCCGACCCCGATAACCGCATTGAAAAAATAAAAGCAGCCATTGCCAAATACAAAAAAACTCCCATGTAG
- a CDS encoding ankyrin repeat domain-containing protein, with amino-acid sequence MKKSVIIIAVALGFMVSSAHATTSFKTIDNFKTVKVNTSVNPFCVAIAKGDLQTVQKLIELGADVNERSNGMTPLMYAAKYNRVAIIKLLVANGADLDRKSEDGLTAAHYAERSNAQDALSVIEDLDKA; translated from the coding sequence ATGAAAAAATCGGTAATTATTATTGCAGTTGCATTGGGATTTATGGTAAGTTCCGCACATGCTACAACTTCGTTTAAAACAATTGACAACTTTAAAACTGTAAAGGTTAACACTTCGGTTAATCCATTTTGTGTTGCCATAGCTAAAGGCGACCTCCAAACAGTTCAAAAGCTTATTGAGTTGGGAGCAGATGTAAACGAAAGATCCAACGGAATGACGCCATTAATGTATGCAGCAAAGTACAACAGAGTAGCCATTATCAAACTTTTGGTAGCTAATGGCGCAGATTTAGACAGAAAAAGTGAAGACGGTTTAACAGCGGCACATTATGCAGAACGCTCTAACGCTCAGGATGCCCTGTCTGTCATAGAAGACTTAGATAAAGCATAA
- the gpmI gene encoding 2,3-bisphosphoglycerate-independent phosphoglycerate mutase produces MNKKVILMILDGWGKSPDPKVSAIDNANTPFIDSLYNTYSNASLRTDGLHVGLPEGQMGNSEVGHMNLGAGRIVYQDLVKINLAIQNKTLRNEPALVEAFEYAKSNNKPIHFLGLLSDGGVHSHINHLLGLVDAANDYGVEHSYVHAFTDGRDVDPKSGFGFVTELEEHIENTNTKLATVIGRYYSMDRDKRWERVKLAYDALVHGTGEHSKNVLKSIDHSYENDVTDEFIKPIIAVDDAGEPITKIQDGDVVIFFNFRTDRGRQLTEALTQTDFHEQNMHKLKLHYVTMTNYDDSFEGINVVFDKDNLSDTLGEVLEKHHKTQIRIAETEKYPHVTFFFSGGRETPFEGEKRILKNSPKVATYDLQPEMSAYELTDALVPELQQKSADFVCLNFANGDMVGHTGVMEAAIKACEAVDKCVKQVVETALENNYSTILIADHGNCETMINPDGSPNTSHTTNPVPIILIDNDKTKITDGILGDIAPTILKLMGVPQPEAMTRHSLVE; encoded by the coding sequence ATGAACAAAAAAGTAATCCTTATGATTCTTGACGGTTGGGGCAAATCTCCGGACCCCAAAGTATCCGCCATAGACAACGCAAACACGCCATTTATAGACTCGCTTTACAACACCTATTCCAATGCCAGTTTAAGGACGGACGGACTCCATGTTGGCCTCCCTGAAGGACAAATGGGAAACAGTGAAGTTGGACATATGAATTTAGGTGCCGGTAGAATAGTATACCAAGATTTAGTAAAGATAAATTTAGCCATTCAAAACAAAACCCTTCGTAACGAACCCGCACTTGTTGAAGCTTTTGAATATGCCAAATCCAACAACAAACCCATTCATTTTCTTGGTTTGTTAAGTGATGGTGGGGTTCATTCACATATCAACCACTTGTTAGGGCTTGTAGATGCCGCCAACGATTATGGTGTAGAGCATTCCTATGTACATGCCTTCACCGATGGCAGGGACGTAGATCCTAAATCTGGTTTTGGATTTGTTACTGAGCTTGAAGAGCATATTGAAAACACCAACACTAAACTTGCTACGGTTATAGGACGTTACTATTCCATGGATAGAGACAAGCGTTGGGAACGTGTAAAATTGGCCTATGATGCCTTGGTGCACGGAACTGGAGAACACTCCAAAAATGTATTAAAATCTATAGACCATAGTTACGAAAATGATGTCACCGATGAATTTATCAAACCTATCATTGCCGTGGACGATGCCGGGGAGCCTATAACTAAAATTCAAGATGGTGATGTAGTAATTTTCTTCAATTTTAGAACAGACCGTGGAAGACAGCTTACCGAAGCGTTAACGCAAACCGACTTCCACGAACAAAATATGCACAAACTGAAGTTGCATTATGTAACCATGACCAACTATGATGATTCCTTCGAAGGCATTAACGTTGTGTTCGACAAGGACAATCTAAGCGATACTTTAGGTGAGGTTTTGGAAAAACACCACAAAACACAAATAAGAATTGCCGAAACCGAAAAGTACCCACACGTCACCTTTTTCTTTTCAGGAGGAAGGGAAACACCGTTTGAAGGCGAAAAGAGAATTCTTAAAAATTCACCGAAAGTTGCCACTTACGACCTTCAGCCAGAAATGAGTGCCTACGAGCTAACAGATGCATTGGTTCCTGAACTACAGCAAAAATCAGCCGATTTTGTTTGCCTTAACTTTGCCAACGGGGATATGGTTGGGCACACAGGAGTAATGGAAGCTGCCATTAAGGCTTGCGAAGCTGTGGACAAATGTGTTAAACAAGTTGTAGAAACCGCTTTGGAAAACAATTATTCAACCATATTGATTGCCGATCACGGAAACTGTGAAACCATGATTAATCCAGATGGTTCTCCAAACACCTCACACACCACAAATCCGGTGCCTATTATTTTAATAGATAATGACAAAACAAAAATTACCGATGGTATTTTAGGTGATATTGCACCTACCATTTTAAAACTTATGGGCGTGCCGCAACCTGAAGCGATGACCCGCCATTCTCTTGTTGAATAA
- a CDS encoding BT0820 family HAD-type phosphatase has protein sequence MNFQEKLIIAVDFDGTIVEDAYPKIGKPRIFAFETLKRLQNDGHRLILWTYRSGIRLEEAVQFCEENGIHFYAVNKSFPEEQFDYSKSRKIYADIFIDDRNIGGVLGWGEVYQLITNEMPQQLKEKQKKGIFSFLRR, from the coding sequence ATGAATTTTCAGGAAAAGCTAATTATAGCAGTTGATTTTGATGGTACCATCGTTGAAGACGCCTACCCAAAAATTGGGAAACCAAGGATTTTCGCTTTTGAAACCCTAAAGCGTCTACAAAACGATGGTCACCGCTTAATCTTATGGACCTACCGAAGCGGGATCAGGCTAGAAGAAGCCGTTCAGTTCTGTGAAGAAAATGGCATTCATTTTTATGCCGTAAACAAGAGTTTTCCTGAAGAGCAATTTGACTACAGCAAGAGTAGAAAAATATATGCAGACATCTTTATTGACGACCGCAATATAGGAGGTGTTTTGGGATGGGGAGAAGTCTATCAACTCATCACGAACGAAATGCCACAGCAGCTAAAAGAGAAACAAAAAAAGGGTATTTTTTCTTTCTTAAGACGCTAA
- a CDS encoding acetyl-CoA hydrolase/transferase family protein — protein MYKSVTAEEAVKIVKSNDKVYLQAAAAAPQVLIKALTERHEELRNVEICQLHTEGEAPYANPELRDSFHVNSFFLGKNVRHTLQAGNGSYTPVFLSELPLLFKRNIVDLQVALIHVSVPDRHGYCSLGVSVEATLAAIDNADYVIAQVNKQMPRTFGDGIIHVSEIDAFVDCDEPLPIHHVGTPSDLETTIGDYVASLIEDRSTLQMGIGNIPNAVLTRLTSHKDLGLHTEMFSDGVIDLILSNVITGNYKGIDPGRALATFLMGSQRLYDYVHDNPYVELRSSDYVNDVSVIKQNPKMVAINSAIEVDLTGQVCADSFGTKMYSGVGGQMDFIRGASLSEGGKAIIALPSVTKSGISRIVPTLRPGAGVVTTRSHIHYVVTEYGIANLYGKTIAERVKALVNIAHPDHRESIDSQYFELSRGC, from the coding sequence ATGTATAAGTCAGTTACAGCAGAAGAAGCGGTTAAAATAGTAAAGTCCAACGATAAAGTATATTTACAGGCAGCGGCAGCAGCACCTCAAGTGTTGATTAAGGCCTTGACGGAAAGACATGAGGAACTTAGAAATGTTGAGATTTGCCAATTGCATACTGAGGGAGAGGCTCCTTATGCCAATCCGGAGTTGAGAGACAGTTTTCATGTGAATTCCTTTTTCCTTGGGAAAAACGTGCGCCACACACTGCAGGCTGGGAACGGTTCTTATACTCCAGTATTTTTAAGCGAATTGCCGTTGTTGTTCAAGCGAAATATCGTGGACCTGCAAGTAGCGCTTATTCATGTATCCGTACCCGATAGACATGGGTATTGTTCTTTGGGTGTTTCGGTGGAAGCTACTTTGGCGGCCATTGACAATGCCGATTATGTAATTGCTCAAGTAAACAAACAAATGCCAAGAACTTTTGGGGATGGTATTATTCACGTATCCGAAATTGATGCTTTTGTGGATTGCGATGAGCCTCTGCCAATACATCATGTGGGGACACCTTCTGATTTGGAAACCACCATTGGTGATTATGTGGCGAGTTTAATTGAAGACCGTAGCACTTTGCAAATGGGGATTGGGAATATTCCCAATGCCGTGCTGACACGTTTGACCTCACATAAAGATTTAGGGCTGCATACCGAAATGTTTTCAGATGGGGTTATTGATTTAATTTTAAGTAATGTCATCACCGGTAATTATAAAGGCATCGATCCAGGAAGAGCCTTGGCTACCTTTTTAATGGGCTCACAACGTTTATATGATTACGTGCATGACAATCCGTATGTGGAATTGCGTTCTTCAGATTATGTAAACGACGTCTCGGTGATTAAGCAAAACCCCAAAATGGTGGCGATTAATTCTGCCATTGAAGTGGATTTAACAGGACAGGTATGTGCAGATTCCTTCGGAACAAAAATGTATTCCGGGGTAGGTGGACAAATGGATTTTATACGAGGCGCTTCCCTAAGTGAAGGTGGGAAAGCCATCATTGCCTTGCCTTCGGTTACCAAAAGTGGTATCAGTAGAATTGTACCAACATTAAGGCCTGGGGCAGGGGTTGTAACAACACGATCCCATATCCATTACGTGGTAACAGAATATGGGATCGCGAATTTATATGGTAAAACTATTGCCGAAAGGGTGAAAGCTTTGGTAAATATTGCGCATCCAGACCATAGAGAATCCATAGATAGTCAATATTTTGAACTTTCAAGAGGCTGTTAG
- the map gene encoding type I methionyl aminopeptidase — protein MIIAKTREEIEMMRESALIVSKTLGMLAKEVKPGVTTLQLDKMAEEFIREQGAIPGFLGLYDFPNTLCMSPNSQVVHGFPTDEPLMEGDIISIDCGAIKNDFYGDHAYTFPVGEIDPETQKLLDVTKESLYIGIREFKVGNRVGDVGFAIQQFCESHGYGVVRELVGHGIGRKMHEDPEMPNYGKRGRGKKFIEGQVVAIEPMINMGTHRIKQHRDGWTITTLDNKPSAHFEHDVAIIDGKPEILSTFAYIYEALGIESDEENEFRQKALVL, from the coding sequence ATGATTATAGCAAAAACAAGAGAGGAAATAGAAATGATGCGCGAAAGCGCCTTAATTGTATCCAAAACTTTAGGAATGTTGGCCAAGGAAGTAAAGCCTGGCGTAACCACTTTGCAATTGGATAAAATGGCGGAGGAATTTATTAGGGAACAAGGTGCCATTCCAGGTTTTTTGGGATTATACGACTTCCCAAATACACTTTGTATGAGTCCTAACTCTCAAGTAGTCCATGGATTCCCAACCGATGAGCCATTGATGGAAGGAGACATTATTTCCATTGACTGCGGTGCTATCAAAAATGATTTTTATGGAGACCATGCCTACACGTTCCCCGTGGGTGAAATTGATCCAGAAACCCAAAAGTTATTGGATGTAACCAAGGAATCTCTTTACATAGGAATCAGGGAATTTAAAGTTGGTAACCGTGTGGGAGATGTTGGATTCGCCATTCAGCAGTTTTGTGAATCTCATGGTTACGGGGTAGTTCGTGAGCTTGTAGGACATGGTATTGGACGCAAAATGCACGAAGATCCAGAAATGCCAAATTATGGAAAACGCGGCCGCGGGAAAAAATTCATCGAAGGTCAAGTGGTGGCTATCGAGCCTATGATCAATATGGGAACTCACCGCATCAAGCAACATAGAGATGGTTGGACCATCACTACTTTAGACAATAAACCATCTGCGCATTTTGAACATGACGTAGCCATTATTGATGGAAAACCTGAAATCCTTTCTACGTTTGCCTATATCTACGAAGCATTGGGCATCGAGAGCGACGAAGAAAACGAATTCAGACAAAAAGCATTGGTCCTTTAA